CGGCATCAACGGCGTGAAGCTCACGTTCGAAGAATGCGAAACCGGCTACGCCACCGACCGCGGCGTGGAATGCTACGAGCGCCTCAAGAGCCGCCCGGGTGTGGCCCTGTTCGACCCGCAGGCCACCGGCATCACCTTCGCGCTGACCGAGAAGGTGCCCACCGACAAGATCCCGCTGATCACGCTGGGCTATGGCCTGTCGGTGGCGCAGGACGGCAACGCCTTCAAGTGGAACTTCCCGCTCATGGGCAGCTACTGGACCGGCGCCGACATCCTGATCCAGCACATCGGCCAGAAAGAAGGCGGCCTGGACAAGCTCAAGGGCAAGAAGATCGCGCTGGTCTATCACGACTCGCCGTTCGGCAAGGAGCCCATCCCCCTGCTGCAGGAACGCCAGCGCATGCATGGCTTCGACCTGCAGCTCATCCCCGTGACCGCGCCCGGCGTGGAGCAGAAGGCCGCCTGGCTGCAGGTGCGCCAGAGCCGCCCCGACTACGTGCTGCTGTGGGGCTGGGGCGTGATGAACTCCACCGCCCTCAAGGAAGCCCAGGCCACGGGCTACCCGCGCGAGAAGATGTACGGCGTGTGGTGGGCCGGTGCCGAACCCGACGTGAAGGACGTGGGCCAGGGCGCCAAGGGCTACAACGCGCTCGCGCTCAACACCTCGGGCACGCAGCCCAAGGTGATCCAGGAGATCCTCAAGCACGTGCACGACAAGGGCCAGGGCACGGGCCCCAAGGACGAAGTGGGCTCGGTGCTGTACACCCGCGGCGTGATCATCCAGATGCTCAGCGTCGAGGCCGTGCGCCGCGCGCAGGAGCGTTTCGGCAAGGGCAAGGTCATGACCGGCGAGCAGGTGCGCTGGGGCCTGGAGAACCTGGCGCTCGACCAGAAGAAGCTCGACGCGCTGGGCTTCGCCGGCGTCATGCGCCCGCTGTCCACCTCGTGCAACGACCACATGGGTTCGACCTGGGCGCGCGTGCACACCTGGGACGGCGCCAAGTGGAACTTCAGCTCCGACTTCATGCAGGCCGATGAACAGATCATCAAGCCCATGGTGAAGGCCGGCGCCGACAAGTACCTGGCCGACAAGAAGATGAGCCGCCGCGAAGCATCCGACTGCGGCAGCTGATCGACGACCCCCGCCGCGCCCGCCGGGCGCGGCGTCATCTGCAAGGGCGGCGCGCTGCCCTTGCACATGAGTCCCAAGGAACCTTCATGAGTACTCCGACCCCCGTCCTCAACGTCAACGGCATCGAGGTCATCTACAACCACGTGATTCTGGTGCTCAAGGGCGTCTCGCTCACGGTCCAGGAAGGCCAGATCGCGGCCATCCTGGGCGGCAACGGCGCGGGCAAGACCACCACGCTGCGCGCCATCTCCAACCTGCTCAAGGGCGAGCGCGGCGAGGTCACCAAGGGCAGCATCGAGCTGCGCGGCGAGCGCATCGAGAACCTCTCGCCGGCCGACCTGGTGCAGCGCGGCGTGGTGCAGGTGATGGAAGGCCGCCACTGCTTCGCGCACCTGACCATCGAAGAGAACCTCATGACGGGTTCGTACACCCGCAAGGACAAGGCCGAGGTCGCGCGCAACCTCGAGAAGGTCTACACCTACTTCCCGCGCCTGAAGACGCGCCGCACCAGCCAGGCCGCCTACACCAGCGGCGGCGAGCAGCAGATGTGCGCGATCGGCCGCGCGATCATGGCCAACCCCAACGTGGTGCTGCTCGACGAGCCCTCCATGGGCCTGGCGCCGCAGATCGTGGAAGAGGTGTTCGAGATCGTGAAGGACCTCAACCAGAAGGAGAAGGTCACCTTCCTGCTCGCCGAGCAGAACACCAACATGGCGCTGCGCTACGCCGACTACGGCTACATCATGGAAAGCGGCCGCATCGTGATGGACGGCGCCGCGGCCGACCTGCGCAACAACGAGGACGTCAAGGAGTTCTACCTCGGCATGGGCGGCGGCGAGCGCAAGAGCTTCAAGGACGTGAAAAGCTACAAACGCAGAAAGCGCTGGTTGGCCTGATGAACGAACACTTCGACGCGCTCGAAACGCGCCCGCCCGCACAACGCGAGGCCGAACACATGGCCGCGCTGGCGCGGCAGGTCGCGCACGCCCAGGCCAGCAGCCCGGCCTTCGCCGAGATCCTGCGCGGTGTGGACGCGGCCGCCGTCAACAGCCGCGCCGCGCTCGCGCAGCTGCCCGTCACGCGCAAGAGCGCGCTGCTCGAACGCCAGCGCGCACAGGTGGCGCGCGACGCCTTCGGCGGCTTCTCGGCGCTGGTGCGCGGGCCGCAGATGTCGCGCATCTTCGCCTCGCCCGGCCCGATCTACGAACCCGAGGGCGCGGTGCGCGACTACTGGCGCACCGGGCGCGCGCTGTTCGCTGCCGGCTTTCGCGCCGGCGAGCTGGTGCACAACGCCTTCAGCTACCACATGACCCCGGGCGCCTTCATCCTCGAGGCCGGCGCGCACGCCGTGGGCTGCACCGTGTTCCCCGCGGGCACGGGCCAGACCGAGCAGCAGTTGCAGGCCGTGGCCGAGCTGCGGCCCGATGCCTACACCGGCACGCCGAGCTTTCTGCGCATCCTGATCGAAAAGGCCGCCGAGACGGGCGCCGACATCGGCAGCCTGCGCAAGGCCAGTGTGGGCGGCGAGGCCTGCCCGCCCAGCCTCACGGCCTGGTTCGCCGAGCGCGGCGTCACCGTGTACCAGACCTACGCCACCGCCGACCTGGGCCTGGTGGCCTACGAGACCGCGGCCCGCGAAGGCCTGGTGCTCGACGAGGGCGTGATCGTGGAGATCGTGCGCCCCGGCACCGGCGAGCCCGTGCCCGACGGCGAGGTGGGCGAGCTCGTGGTCACCACGCTCAACCCCGGCTACCCGCTGATCCGCTTCGGCACCGGCGACCTGTCGGCCGTGCTGCCCGGCGCCTGCCCCACGGGCCGCACGGCGCCGCGCATCAAGGGCTGGATGGGCCGGGCCGACCAGACCACCAAGGTGCGCGGCATGTTCGTGCACCCGGGCCAGGTGGCCGACGTGGCACGCCGCTTCCCGCAGGTGCGCAAGGCCCGGCTGGTGGTCAGCGGCGAAATGGCCAACGACCGCATGTGCCTGCGCGTGGAAAGCACCGAGCACGGCGAGGCGCTGCGCGAGGCCATCGCCCACGCCGTGCGCGACGTGACCAAGCTGCGCAGCGACGTGGAGCTGCTGGCCCCGGGCAGCCTGCCCAATGACGGCAAGGTGATCGAAGACGCGCGCAGCTACCAGTGAGGCCCGTGGCGGGGCCGTTTACGACCGGGTTTCCCCAGGGGTCGGGCTACGTACTTTCCGCGATTCCCGACAACGGGCCGCCGAATAGCATCCGGCGGTTCCGTTCATCGATCCCTACCGGAGGTACTTCATGAAGAAGCTCGTCACCCTCGCCCTGGGCGCCACGTTCGCGCTGGGCGCGTTCGCACAGGCATTCCCGAGCAAACCGATCACCTTTGTGGTGCCCTTCGCCGCCGGCGGCCCGACCGATCTCGTGGCCCGCCAGCTCGCGGAGACCATGCGCAAGTACATCCCCAACGCCAACATCGTGGTGGAAAACGCCGCCGGCGCGGGCGGCACCATCGGCGCGGCCAAGGTGGCCCGCGCGGCCCCCGACGGCCACACCCTGCTGGTCTGGCACATCGGCATGGCCGCCACCGCCGGCCTTTACCGCAAGCTGCCCTACAAGCCGCTCGAGGACTTCGAGTACGTGGGCATGATCAACGACGTGCCGATGACGCTGCTGGGCTCGAACAAGCTCAACGCCAACACCTACCGCGACTTCGAGGCCTACATCCGCACCAACGGCGGCAAGCTCAACCTCGCGCACGCCGGCCTGGGCTCGGCCTCGCACCTGTGCGGCCTGATGTGGCAGCACGCGGTCAAGCTCGACAAGTCCATGACCACCATCGCCTACCGCGGCACCGGCCCGGCCATGAACGACCTCATCGGCGGCCAGGTCGACGTGATGTGCGACCAGACCACCAACACCACCTCGCAGATCGAAGGCGGCCGCGTGAAGGCCTTTGCGGTCACCACCGCCAAGCCCCTGAGCAAGCACCCCGTGCTCAAGGACTACCCCTCGCTGCAGGAAATGGGCCTCAAGGGCTTCGAGCTGACCATCTGGCACGGCATGTACGCCCCCAAGGGCACGCCCGCCCCGGTGCTCAAGACGCTCAACGACGCGCTCGTGAAGTCGCTCAAGGACGCCGACTTCATCAAGAAGCAGGACGAGCTGGGCGCCATCGTGGTGACCGACGGCCGCATGACGCCGGAAGGCCACAAGAAGTACGTGGCCGACCAGATCACCAAGCTCAAGACGGTGATCGACGCCGCCGGCCAGTACGCGGACTGAACGGGCCCCGGAGCGCCTTCGCCGTGATCGCGCTCCGGGTCATCGACTCTATCACCCAGCTGCAGCCCGCCGACGCGGGCTGCATTGCTTTGAGCGGTTCGCACGGGGGCCTGAGCTCCTCGCGCTACGCGATCGCGGCGCGGCCGCTGCTCTCGGTGTTCAACGACGCCGGCGTGGGCAAGGACGCGGCCGGCATCGCGGGCCTGGCCGAGCTGCAGGCCGCCGGTCTGGCCGCGTGCGCGGTGTCGCACACGAGCGCCCGCATCGGTCAGGCCGACAGTACATTGGCCGACGGCGTGGTCAGCCACGCCAACGCAGCCGCCCGCGAACTGGGCATCGAAACCGGTGTGGCGCTGCGCGGGCAGATCGAACAACTGCGAAGGAGACACGCATGAGCCCCCACACGAACCGCCAGAACCGCCAGAACCGCCTGAACCGCCGCCACCTGCTCGCGCTGGCCGCCGCCGGCGCCCTGCCCACCGCCTTCGCCCAGGGCGCCTGGCCCGGCCGGCCCATTCGCATCGTGGTGCCCTTCGCGCCCGGCGGCACCACCGACATCCTCGCGCGCACGCTCGCGCCCGAGCTCACCCGCGCGCTCGGCCAGAGCGTGGTGGTGGAAAACCGCGCGGGCGCGGGCGGCAACATCGGCGCCGAGCTCGTGGCCAAGTCGCCGGCCGACGGCTACACCCTGCTCATGGGCACGGTGGGCACGCACGGCATCAACAAATCGCTCTACAGCAAGCTGCCCTACGAGCCGCAGAAAGACTTCGCGCCCATCACGCTGGTGGCCGGCGTGCCCAACGTGATGGTCATGAGCACCAAGCGCGCGCAAGAGCTCGGCATCGGCTCGGTGGCCGAGTTCGTGGCCTTTGCCAAGGCGCGGCCGGGCCGGCTCAACATGGCCTCGAGCGGCAACGGCACGTCCATCCACCTCGCGGGCGAGCTGTTCAAGGCCCGCAACGGCATCTTCATGACGCACATCCCCTACCGCGGCTCGGGCCCGGCGCTGGCCGACCTGCTCGCGGGCGCGGTGGACGTGATGTTCGACAACCTGCCCTCGGCCATGCCGCACATCCAGGCCGGCAACCTCAAGGCCTTCGCGGTGACGAGCGCGGTGCGCTCGGCCGCCCTGCCCGACGTGCCCACCGTGGCCGAAGCGGGCAAGCTGCCCGGCTTCGAGGCCAGCTCGTGGTTCGGCCTGCTCGCGCCCGCGGGCACGCCGGCCGAGGTGGTGAACCGCGTGCAGCAGGAAACCGCCAAGGCGCTCAACGCGCCGGTGGTGAAGGAACGCCTGCTCTCGCAGGGCGCCATCCCCAGCGGCAACACGCCGGCCGAGTTCGCGGCCCTGATCGACGCCGAGATCAGGAAGTGGGAGGCCGTGGTCAAGGCCTCGGGCGCGAAGGTCGACTAGACCCCCCAGACCACCTCGACGTCCGCCTTCAGGCAGCGCTCCAGCATCTCGATGAAGGGGGCGCTGCGCATGCGCAGGCTCACGGCCGCGCCCTCGGCGGCCTTGTCGTCGTCGCCATCGGCCTCATCGGCCGCGGGTTTCTGTTCGGCCTCTTCGGCCGCCACCGCGGCGCGCAGCCGCTCGATCGCGCGCGGGATTTCTTCGGGTTGCAGCACGCCCGGGCTGTGCGGGTCTTTGCCGATGATTTCGAGCAGGCGCTGGCCGTGGGGGCGCAGCATCACGAGGTCGCCCGTTTCGCGGGACTTGAATCGGTACACGGTCATGGACGGATTCTCCCAAGGCCAGCGGCCGAAACAGGCCCGGTCGCAAAAAGATACGCCCTTCCGCCGAATGGCGCCACCGCGGCGCCCCGGGCTACGGGTTTACCCCGTTGTGGCGAGATATTTCAAATCTAAACTAATTAGGTATGAAAACCTCTCTGCAGCGCATCCTGTGCATCGGTGGTGGCCCGGCGGGCCTGTACTTCGCGGCGCTGATGAAGCAGCGCCAGCCGTCGCTGGAGGTCACGGTGGTCGAGCGCAACCGCCCCTTCGACACCTTCGGCTGGGGCGTGGTGCTCTCGGACCAGACCCTGGGCAACCTGCGCCGGGCCGACCCGGTGACCGCGCAGGAGATCGGTGACGCCTTCAACCACTGGGACGACATCGAGGTGTTCTACAAGGGCCGCAGCGTGCGCAGCGGCGGCCACGGCTTCTGCGGCATCGGCCGCAAGCGGCTGCTCAACATCCTGCAGGCGCGCTGCCAGGCGCTGGGCGTGAACCTGGTGTTCGAGACCGACGTCACCGACGACCAGGCCCTGGCCGCGCAGTACCAGGCCGATCTCGTGATCGCCAGCGACGGCCTCAACAGCCGCATCCGCACGCGCTACGCCAGCACCTTCGAGCCCGACATCGACACCCGCCAGTGCCGCTTCGTGTGGCTGGGCACCAAGAAGACCTTCGACGCCTTCACCTTCGCCTTCGTGCCCACCGAGCACGGCTGGTTTCAGGCCCACGCCTACAAGTTCGACGCCGACACCTCCACCTTCATCGTGGAAACGCCCGAGCACGTGTGGCAGGCGCACGGCCTCGACCAGATGAGCCAGGAAGACGGCATCGCCTTCTGCGAAAAGCTGTTCGCGCCCTACCTCGACGGCCACCGCCTCATCAGCAACGCCGCTCACCTGCGCGGCTCGGCGATCTGGATCCGCTTCCCGCGCGTGATCTGCAAGACCTGGGTCCACCACCAGGACGTCGCGGGCCGGCGCACGCCCATCGTGCTCATGGGCGACGCGGCGCACACCGCGCACTTCTCCATCGGCAGCGGCACCAAGCTCGCGCTCGAAGACGCGATCGATCTCGCGGACGAGTTCGAACGCCACCCCGAGGCCGACGTGGCCACGGTGCTGCAGGCCTACGAGGCGCGCCGCAGCGTCGAGGTGCTCAAGATCCAGAACGCCGCGCGCAACTCCACCGAGTGGTTCGAGCATGTGGACCGCTACACCGGCATGGAGATCGAGCAGTTCGCCTATTCGCTGCTCACGCGCAGCCAGCGCATCAGCCACGAGAACCTGCGCCTGCGCGATGCCAAGTGGCTGGGCGACTACGAGAACTGGCTCGCGCAGCGCGCGGGCACCGCACCCGCCCGGCACCCCACCCCGCCCATGCTGCTGCCGCTGCAGGTGCGCGGCGTGGCGCTCAAGAACCGCATCGTGGTCTCGCCCATGGCGCAGTACAAGGCGGCCGACGGCGTGGTGGGCGACTGGCACCTGATGCACCTGGGCGCGCGCGCCGCGGGCGGCGCGGCGCTGGTCATGGTCGAGATGACCAGCCCCACGCCCGAGGGCCGCATCACCCCGGGCTGCCCCGGCCTGTGGAACGACGCACAAGAGGCCGCGTTCCGCCGCATCGTCGACTTCGCGCACGCCCACGGCGACGGCGCGAAGATCGGCATCCAGCTCGGCCACAGCGGCCCCAAGGGCTCGACCCAGCTCGGCTGGGACGCGATCGACGAGCCGCTGCCGGCCGGCAACTGGCCGCTGCTGTCGGCCAGCGCCGTGCCCTATGGCCCGCAGAACCAGGTGCCGCGCGCCATGACGCGCGCCGACATGGACGCCACCACCGCCGCCTTCGTGGCCGCCACGCGGCGCGCCGCGGCCGCGGGCTTCGACTGGCTCGAGCTGCACTGCGCGCATGGCTACCTGCTCTCGGCCTTCATCTGCCCGCTCACCAACCAGCGCACCGACGACTACGGCGGCTCGCTCGAGAACCGCTGCCGCTACCCGCTCGAGGTGTTCGCGGCCATGCGCGCCGTGTGGCCCGCCGACAAGCCCTTCAGCGTGCGCATTTCGGCGCACGACTGGGCCCCGGGCGGCAACACGCCCGACGACGCCGTGGCCATCGCGCGCCTCTTCAAGGCCGCGGGCTGCGATGTGATCGACGTTTCTTCGGGCCAGACCACGCGCGCGGCCAAGCCGGTCTACGGCCGCATGTACCAGACGCCCTTCGCCGACCGCATCCGCAACGAGGTCGACATCCTCACCATGGCGGTGGGCGCGATCAGCGAGGCCGACCACGCCAACAGCATCGTGGCCGCCGGCCGCGCCGACCTGTGCGCCGTGGCGCGCCCGCACCTGGCCAACCCGGCCTGGACGCTGCACGAAGCCGCCAAGCTGCAAACCCGCGCCGTGACCTGGCCCGCGCCCTACCTGAGCGGGCGCGACCAGCTCTACCGCGAGATCGCGCGCCAGCAGGCGGTGCGCGAGGAGGAAGAGGCCGCCAAGTGAACGACATCGAAAACCTCGACCTCGAAGCGCGCGCCCACAGCGAGCACGCGCACGCGCTGCGCCTGTGGCTGCGCCTGCTCACCTGCTCGCAGCTGATCGAAAAGCGCGTGCGCGCCGGCCTGCGCGAGCACTTCGACACCACGCTGCCGCGCTTCGATCTCATGGCCCAGCTCGAACGCCACCCCGAGGGCCTGAAGATGAAGGAGCTGTCGCACCGGCTCATGGTCACCGGCGGCAACGTCACCGGCATCACCGATCAGCTCGTGGCCGAAGGCCTGGTCGAGCGCACCGGCGTCGAAGGCGACCGCCGCGTGTTCCGCGTGCGCCTCACCGAGCGCGGCCGCCGCGCCTTCGCCCAGATGGCCGAACAGCACGAGCACTGGATCGTCGAGGCCTTCGAAGGCCTGTCGCCGCGCGACCTCGAGCAGCTGCACAAGCTGCTCGGCAAGGTCAAGCAGCACCAGCTCGACCTCAACCACCGCCTCAACGACGCCGCCGAATGAAACACCCCATCCCCGACCACAACCCCATGCGCGGCCAGTACGGCCCGGCCGCGGCCGCCCCGAAACACTTCGCGCTGTCCATCGCCGACGGCGTGGCCACGGTCACGCTCAACCGGCCCGAGCGCAAGAACCCGCTCACCTTCGATTCCTATGCCGAGCTGCGCGACTGGTTCACCGGCCTGCAGCGCGCCACCGACGTGAAGGCCGTGATCGTGAGCGGCGCGGGTGACAACTTCTGCTCGGGCGGCGACGTGCACGAGATCATCGGCCCGCTCACGAAGATGAGCATGCCCGAGCTGCTGGCCTTCACGCGCATGACCGGCGCGCTCGTGAGCGCCATGCGCGCCTGCCCGCAGCCCATCGTGGCCGCCATCGACGGCGTGTGCGCGGGCGCGGGCGCCATGATGGCCCTGGCCGCGGACCTGCGCCTGGGCACGCCGCGCGCGAGCACCGCCTTCCTGTTCACGCGTGTGGGCCTGGCCGGCGCCGACATGGGCGCCTGCGCGCTGCTGCCGCGCATGATCGGCCAGGGCCGCGCGAGCGAGCTGCTGTTCACCGGCCGCTCGATGAGCGCCGCCGAGGGCCACGCCTGGGGCTTCTTCAACGCGCTGCACGAGCCCGAGCAGCTGCACGGCGCCGCGCTCAAGCTCGCGAAGGCGCTGGCCGAGGGCCCGACCTTCGCGCACGGCATGACCAAGACCATGCTGCAC
This is a stretch of genomic DNA from Hydrogenophaga crocea. It encodes these proteins:
- a CDS encoding ABC transporter substrate-binding protein; translation: MKLRQLILAVAAVATGMSALVTTSAQAQAQAKEQFFPLLSYRTGPYAPNGTPWANGKQDYIKLINARDGGINGVKLTFEECETGYATDRGVECYERLKSRPGVALFDPQATGITFALTEKVPTDKIPLITLGYGLSVAQDGNAFKWNFPLMGSYWTGADILIQHIGQKEGGLDKLKGKKIALVYHDSPFGKEPIPLLQERQRMHGFDLQLIPVTAPGVEQKAAWLQVRQSRPDYVLLWGWGVMNSTALKEAQATGYPREKMYGVWWAGAEPDVKDVGQGAKGYNALALNTSGTQPKVIQEILKHVHDKGQGTGPKDEVGSVLYTRGVIIQMLSVEAVRRAQERFGKGKVMTGEQVRWGLENLALDQKKLDALGFAGVMRPLSTSCNDHMGSTWARVHTWDGAKWNFSSDFMQADEQIIKPMVKAGADKYLADKKMSRREASDCGS
- a CDS encoding ABC transporter ATP-binding protein, whose product is MSTPTPVLNVNGIEVIYNHVILVLKGVSLTVQEGQIAAILGGNGAGKTTTLRAISNLLKGERGEVTKGSIELRGERIENLSPADLVQRGVVQVMEGRHCFAHLTIEENLMTGSYTRKDKAEVARNLEKVYTYFPRLKTRRTSQAAYTSGGEQQMCAIGRAIMANPNVVLLDEPSMGLAPQIVEEVFEIVKDLNQKEKVTFLLAEQNTNMALRYADYGYIMESGRIVMDGAAADLRNNEDVKEFYLGMGGGERKSFKDVKSYKRRKRWLA
- a CDS encoding phenylacetate--CoA ligase family protein — translated: MNEHFDALETRPPAQREAEHMAALARQVAHAQASSPAFAEILRGVDAAAVNSRAALAQLPVTRKSALLERQRAQVARDAFGGFSALVRGPQMSRIFASPGPIYEPEGAVRDYWRTGRALFAAGFRAGELVHNAFSYHMTPGAFILEAGAHAVGCTVFPAGTGQTEQQLQAVAELRPDAYTGTPSFLRILIEKAAETGADIGSLRKASVGGEACPPSLTAWFAERGVTVYQTYATADLGLVAYETAAREGLVLDEGVIVEIVRPGTGEPVPDGEVGELVVTTLNPGYPLIRFGTGDLSAVLPGACPTGRTAPRIKGWMGRADQTTKVRGMFVHPGQVADVARRFPQVRKARLVVSGEMANDRMCLRVESTEHGEALREAIAHAVRDVTKLRSDVELLAPGSLPNDGKVIEDARSYQ
- a CDS encoding tripartite tricarboxylate transporter substrate-binding protein, with the protein product MKKLVTLALGATFALGAFAQAFPSKPITFVVPFAAGGPTDLVARQLAETMRKYIPNANIVVENAAGAGGTIGAAKVARAAPDGHTLLVWHIGMAATAGLYRKLPYKPLEDFEYVGMINDVPMTLLGSNKLNANTYRDFEAYIRTNGGKLNLAHAGLGSASHLCGLMWQHAVKLDKSMTTIAYRGTGPAMNDLIGGQVDVMCDQTTNTTSQIEGGRVKAFAVTTAKPLSKHPVLKDYPSLQEMGLKGFELTIWHGMYAPKGTPAPVLKTLNDALVKSLKDADFIKKQDELGAIVVTDGRMTPEGHKKYVADQITKLKTVIDAAGQYAD
- a CDS encoding tripartite tricarboxylate transporter substrate binding protein, which encodes MSPHTNRQNRQNRLNRRHLLALAAAGALPTAFAQGAWPGRPIRIVVPFAPGGTTDILARTLAPELTRALGQSVVVENRAGAGGNIGAELVAKSPADGYTLLMGTVGTHGINKSLYSKLPYEPQKDFAPITLVAGVPNVMVMSTKRAQELGIGSVAEFVAFAKARPGRLNMASSGNGTSIHLAGELFKARNGIFMTHIPYRGSGPALADLLAGAVDVMFDNLPSAMPHIQAGNLKAFAVTSAVRSAALPDVPTVAEAGKLPGFEASSWFGLLAPAGTPAEVVNRVQQETAKALNAPVVKERLLSQGAIPSGNTPAEFAALIDAEIRKWEAVVKASGAKVD
- a CDS encoding DUF1840 domain-containing protein, producing the protein MTVYRFKSRETGDLVMLRPHGQRLLEIIGKDPHSPGVLQPEEIPRAIERLRAAVAAEEAEQKPAADEADGDDDKAAEGAAVSLRMRSAPFIEMLERCLKADVEVVWGV
- a CDS encoding bifunctional salicylyl-CoA 5-hydroxylase/oxidoreductase; translation: MKTSLQRILCIGGGPAGLYFAALMKQRQPSLEVTVVERNRPFDTFGWGVVLSDQTLGNLRRADPVTAQEIGDAFNHWDDIEVFYKGRSVRSGGHGFCGIGRKRLLNILQARCQALGVNLVFETDVTDDQALAAQYQADLVIASDGLNSRIRTRYASTFEPDIDTRQCRFVWLGTKKTFDAFTFAFVPTEHGWFQAHAYKFDADTSTFIVETPEHVWQAHGLDQMSQEDGIAFCEKLFAPYLDGHRLISNAAHLRGSAIWIRFPRVICKTWVHHQDVAGRRTPIVLMGDAAHTAHFSIGSGTKLALEDAIDLADEFERHPEADVATVLQAYEARRSVEVLKIQNAARNSTEWFEHVDRYTGMEIEQFAYSLLTRSQRISHENLRLRDAKWLGDYENWLAQRAGTAPARHPTPPMLLPLQVRGVALKNRIVVSPMAQYKAADGVVGDWHLMHLGARAAGGAALVMVEMTSPTPEGRITPGCPGLWNDAQEAAFRRIVDFAHAHGDGAKIGIQLGHSGPKGSTQLGWDAIDEPLPAGNWPLLSASAVPYGPQNQVPRAMTRADMDATTAAFVAATRRAAAAGFDWLELHCAHGYLLSAFICPLTNQRTDDYGGSLENRCRYPLEVFAAMRAVWPADKPFSVRISAHDWAPGGNTPDDAVAIARLFKAAGCDVIDVSSGQTTRAAKPVYGRMYQTPFADRIRNEVDILTMAVGAISEADHANSIVAAGRADLCAVARPHLANPAWTLHEAAKLQTRAVTWPAPYLSGRDQLYREIARQQAVREEEEAAK
- a CDS encoding MarR family winged helix-turn-helix transcriptional regulator, with the protein product MNDIENLDLEARAHSEHAHALRLWLRLLTCSQLIEKRVRAGLREHFDTTLPRFDLMAQLERHPEGLKMKELSHRLMVTGGNVTGITDQLVAEGLVERTGVEGDRRVFRVRLTERGRRAFAQMAEQHEHWIVEAFEGLSPRDLEQLHKLLGKVKQHQLDLNHRLNDAAE
- a CDS encoding enoyl-CoA hydratase family protein; this encodes MKHPIPDHNPMRGQYGPAAAAPKHFALSIADGVATVTLNRPERKNPLTFDSYAELRDWFTGLQRATDVKAVIVSGAGDNFCSGGDVHEIIGPLTKMSMPELLAFTRMTGALVSAMRACPQPIVAAIDGVCAGAGAMMALAADLRLGTPRASTAFLFTRVGLAGADMGACALLPRMIGQGRASELLFTGRSMSAAEGHAWGFFNALHEPEQLHGAALKLAKALAEGPTFAHGMTKTMLHQEWAMTLDQAIEAEAQAQAICMQTQDFRRAYEAFAAKQRPVFEGD